The [Clostridium] scindens ATCC 35704 nucleotide sequence TGTACCCTCCTTTTGATTATATAGATAGACATAAACCAAATTTAGTCTATCCATATCATAATACAAACGGTCAAAATATACAAGGGGTGACACGCCATTTTTAATATTAGTACATTCGGCCCGGTTCCTGCTCGCAGGCAAAGAAAAATCCCAGTAAAAAATTAAGAAAAATTTCAACAATTATTCACCGTTTTGGTGTATAGTGTAATTTGTTGAATGTAGACATTAGAATATGGGAGAGAATGCATAATGAAAAAGAGAAGTAGTATCATAGCCATTTTATTGTGTGCAGCGATGCTTACATGTGCATGTGCGGCTCGCAGTGATGATAAAGTAGAGGAGCCTGTACAGGCAGAGAAGCAGAAAGTAAAAGTGAAGGAATATCAGGGGAAGTTGGATATCATAGAGCCGGGGGCGTATAATAACGTGAACGGCCTGAATCTGGAGCCAGGTTCCTATATCTCCGTGATCGGCAAGGCTGACGGCGGACAGTTCTGGGAGGAAGTGAAAAAGGGCGTAGACCAGGCGGCGAGGGATATCAATAAAAATCTGGGATACGAGGGCAAAGACAAGGTGAAAGTGACCTACAGCGGCCCGGCAGCGGCAGACAATGTGGATGAGCAGGTGAATATCCTGGATGAGGAACTGGCGAGATATCCGGTTGCCCTTGGCATATCCATAGCAGATGCCAAGGCATGCGAGGTACAGTTCGATCTTGCGGCGGAAAGTGATATCCCGATCGTGGCTTTTGATTCCGGAAGCGACTACCAGGGGCTTATGGCCACAGTCGCCACCGACAATAAGGCGGCATCTAAGGAAGCGGCATCCAGGCTTGCGGAGATTATGAAGGAAACCGGCAAAGTCATCCTCTTTGCCCACGATTCAAAGTCTAAAGCCGCGATTGACCGGGAGAATGCATTTAAAGAAGAGATGCAGCAGAACCATCCGGGCATTACCATTGGCGATGTCTACCATCTGGACCAGCTGGCAGATCTGCAGAAAAAGGTGGCAGAAGAGATCAACGCAGGAACCTATAAAAAGGGTGGAGAGGCTACAGGAGAGAAACTGGATGAGCAGGATGAAGTCACGCCGGACAGCATTACGGAAGACGACGTGGTCGATTACGTGCTGGCTAAGAATCCGGATGCCAAGGGCTGCTTTGCAACCAACAGCGATGCGATGAAAGTGGCTCTTAACGGCCTGGACCGCATGGAAGAAGAAAATATCGCGCTTGTGGGATTTGATGCGGATGAAGAAGAAATAAAAGCGCTCTCAGATGGGAAGATCGACGGCCTGATCGTCCAGAACCCTTTTGGAATGGGTTATGCCACGGTCATAGCGTCCGCAAGGGCGGCCCTGGAAATGGGGAACGAAGCGGTTGTGGATACGGGTTATACCTGGGTGACGAAGAAGAAACTGAAAGACGAGAATGTAGCGAAGATGCTGTATTAGGGTGATTTTGTGATATAAAATGGATGGCGGATTGGAAGCGGACGGCGCGGGGAGGCGTACCGGGCAGCGGTGCCAATCCACTAAATTCCACGCATCAAGCCTTCGGCAGCGAAAAAATAAACTCTGTCCCCACGCCTTCCGTGCTCACCACATTGATATTTTCCCCATGGGCCTGTATGGCTTCTTTGACGATGGCCAGTCCCAGCCCGGTTCCCTTTTTGTCCTTGCCCCGGGAGAGGTCGGTCTTGTAGAAGCGTTCCCAGATCTTGTTCAGCGCATTCCTTGGGATTCCGATGCCATAATCTTTTACGGAGGTATAGATCTTGTCGCCCCGCTCCGTGGTCTCGATGGTGACGGTGGAATCGGTCTCGCTGAACTTGATGGCATTGTCCAGCAGGTTGTAGAGGACTTGCTGGATCTTGCGCTTGTCGGCAGTTACGTTTAAGTACTTGGTGGCAAATATTAATTCTATGGATATTTTCTTCTGTGTGCAGGTGCCTTCAAAGGCAGCGGCCACGTTCTTGATCATCTCATGAATATCAAAAACTTCCTTGGTCAGAAGAATATTTTTCGTATCAAATTCGTTCAGGGTCAGGAGATCCTGGGTCAGGTCTGTCAGCCGCTCTGTCTCAAAGAGGATGATCTTCAGGTATTTTTCATGCATTTCCGGCGGTATGGTTCCATCCGTCATGGCTTCTACATACCCTTTGATGGAAGTGAGGGGAGAGCGAAAGTCGTGGGATACGTTGGCTACGAACTTCTTCTGGTAGTCTTCCATATCTTTCAACTGGGAGGACATGTAGTTTAAGGAGGCAGACAGGTAGCCCATCTCGTCCTCCGTATCTACGGGGATCTCGTAATCCAGGTTGCCTGTGGCATACTGGGTGGCGGCCTCCGTAATCTTGCGCAGGGGTCGGTATACGAAGAACTGGAATCCCAGAAGGATGATGAAGGACAGCAGGAAGATGACGATCAGCGTTATGTAGGCAGCCTGCATAAGAATCTTCTGAACATCTTCCAAGTCAGATACGTACTTGTGGATCAGCAGATAGCCGTTGGGGGAATACCCATATACGACAGGCGCAACGACGGTGATGACGTCTTCCTTGAACAAGTCATGATAGGTCCCTATCTGGTACTGGGAGCCTCCGCCCTCTGCCGGGTCAAAGTCCTCGATGACGGCGGGGGAGAGGGGATAGGTCTCTGACTGGGCAGAACTAATAACCTCTCCGTTGCGATCCACGAACCAGACGGATGCCCCCAGTTGGGACTCGATCCCTGTCAGCTGCAGATGGACGTCGGAGGCGGTTATCTGGCCGGAAAAATATTTGGGCAGATAGTCCGCGGCCACCAGGCTGGCCTCCCGGTACATGCTGGAAGAGACATTTTCCTTTAACGGCCCGTTGGTCAGTCCGGCCGTCAGCGTGGCAACGGTAAAGAGGCTGAGAAAGCCGAATATGATATACATGATGATAAATTTCAGATATAAAGTGCTGCGCATGAAGGTTCCTCTTTATCTATTTGACTTCGAATTTATAGCCAATGCCCCAGACGGTGCTCAGGCTCCAGTCGCTGTGATCCTTGATCTTCTCCCGGAGACGCTTGATATGTACGTCCACCGTACGCGTGTCTCCAATGTACTCATAGCCCCAGATCTGATCCAGAAGCTGTTCCCTGGTAAAGACCTGGTTGGGGGAGGCGGCAAGGAAATACAGCAGTTCCAGTTCCTTTGGAGGCATATCTACCGTTTCTCCGTCCACAATGACGGAGTAGTTGGTAAGATTAATGGTGATTCCCGGATATTCCACGCATTTTCCCTTATCCTCGCCCGGAATCTCGGGCTTCGGGATCGCCTGGTAGCGGCGAAGGACTGCCTTCACTCTGGCCACCAGTTCCTTAGAATCAAAAGGCTTCATCATATAGTCGTCAGCCCCCAGTTCCAGTCCCAGCACCTTGTCAAATACCTCTCCTTTGGCGGAAAGCATGATGATAGGCACGTTGGACTTGGCCCGGATCTCCCGGCATACCTGATAGCCGTCGATGCCCGGAAGCATCAGGTCCAGAAGAATCAGGCTGGGGTGGTAAGTGTCGTAGGCAATCAAGGCCTTTTCCCCGTCGTGGACCATCATCGTATCAAAACATTCCTTGGTAAGATACAAGGAGATGAGTTCGGCAATGTTCTCATCATCGTCCACAATTAATATTTTCTGCTTATTTACCATGTTGCTCCTCCTTATAATTGTCCTCTATATTAATCTACTTTAGTTCTACAATGGTCACGCCGGCATCGCCTTCCCCAAATGCTCCCAGCCGGAAGGACTTGACGTGCTTCTGCCGTTTGAGATAGCTGTGGATTCCGGATCTGAGGGCGCCGGTGCCCTTGCCGTGTACCACGCGGACCGTGGACAGATGCGCAAGGCTAGCGTCATCCAGATATTTATCCAGTTCTGCCACGGCTTCATCCACCGTCTTGCCCAGAAGATTGATCTCAGGGCTTACGGAGAAGGATTTGCCCATCTTTAACTTGCCTTTTCCCGTCTTTTGCATCTGCTTGGCAGTGTAGGAAGGCTTCTCCTCAATAATCTCCAGATCGGAAATATTGACCTGGGACCGCAGGATGCCCATCTGGACGGTTACATTTCCCTTAGAATCCGGGAGGGCAGTAACGGTTCCTGTCAGATTCATGCTTAAGACCTTGACGGATTCGCCAAGCTTGAAGTCGCCGGGCTTATGCTGCTTGCGCGGCTTCTGGGGCTCCATCTTCATGCCGGAACGGGCCGCGTCCATCTTCTTGCGGAGACGTTCCCGCTCCTTTTCCATCTCTGCTGCGGAAATGCTTTCCTTGCCAAACTTGCGGAAATTGCGCATGGTCTCGTCGGCCGTCTCTTTTGCGTCCGCAAGAATGGAGTGGGCCTTTTCGTTGGCCTCCCGCAGAATCCGCTCGCGCTGGGCTTCCAGCCTCTCCTGCTTTTCCTTGGTCTCGGCCTTGAGTCGTTCCAGTTCCCGGCGGTATGCGGCGATCTCTTCCTGCTCCTTCTGAATTGTCCGCTTGCTGGTCTCAAGATCCGTCAGCAGATCCTCGAAGGATTCATCCTGCTCCGTCAGATGGGTCCTGGCCTCCTCGATGATATAGTCGGGCAGCCCTAACTTGCCTGCGATGGCAAATGCATTACTCTTGCCGGGAATGCCGATCAACAGATGGTAGGTGGGCCGCAGAGTCTCCAGGTCAAACTCGCAGCAGGCATTTTCCACGCCGGGAGTGGACAAGGCGTAGACCTTCAGTTCGCTGTAATGGGTGGTTGCCATGGTGCGGATGCCTCTCCCATGCAGATGGTTCAATATGGCGATGGCAAGAGCGGCGCCCTCGGTAGGGTCGGTTCCTGCCCCCAGTTCGTCAAACAGAACCAGGGAGCGCTCATCCACCTGCTTTAAGAAGGAGACGATATTGGTCATATGGGAAGAGAAGGTGCTGAGGCTCTGCTCGATACTCTGCTCATCCCCGATATCTGCATAAACGTCATGGAATACGGCCAGTTCGGAGCGGTCCAGCGCAGGGATGTGAAGCCCCGCCTGGCCCATCAGCGTAAAGAGGCCAACCGTCTTTAAAGAGACGGTCTTGCCGCCGGTGTTGGGGCCGGTGATGATTAAAAGATCAAAGGCATCACCCAGCATGACGGTGATCGGAACCACCTTCTTCTTATCCAGAAGGGGATGGCGTCCCTCGCGGATATAGATGCGTCCGTCCGTGTTAAAGAGGGGCATGGAGGCATTCATATCCAGCGCAAGGATTCCTCGCGCGAAGATAAAGTCTAATTCCGTAAGGACGGAGTAATCCGTCCGGATCGCGTCAATATATTCTGCCACGTCCACGCTGAGACGTGCCAGGATTACCTGGATCTCTTCCTGTTCCTTGCCGTAGAGTTCCTTCAAGTCATTGTTTAACTTGACCACGGACATCGGCTCGATAAAAAGCGTGGAGCCAGTGGAGGATTGGTCGTGGATCAGTCCCTGAACCTGGCTTCGGTACTCCGACTTTACCGGGATGCAATAGCGGTCGCCGCGCATAGTAATGATGGGATCCTGCAGATACGCGCGCAAAGACCCGTTTACCAGGCCGGATAGGGTGGCGTGCACCTTGTCGTTGATCTGGCCCATGGAACGGCGGATGCGCTTAAGCGCCGGGCTTGCGTCGTCGCTGATCTCATCCTCCTCCAGGATGCACCGCCGGATCTCGGCGGACAAAGGAGCCACCGGTTCCAGCTGCTGGAACAGCGCATCCAGGTAGTCCTCGGACTCGTCGCTGGTCTCGTGCCTTCCATAAGATTTGACGCGTCCTGCGGTTTCCAGCAATTTGCAGATGCGGAGCAATTCGCCGCTTCCAAGGGCGGCGCCCACCTCCAGGCGCTTCAACGAGTCTCCTACCGGATTGCATCCGCTAAAAGAAGGCCTGCCCTTCTTGACGATCCGCGTAAATGCGGCGGCGGTTTCCTCCTGGGCAGACTGAATGTCTGATAAAGATATCATAGGTTTTAACTTCCGGCAGCGCTCTTTGCCGCTGAAGGAAGAAGCCTGTTCTGTTAAGAGTTCAATAATTTTGTTGTATTCAAGTTTTGTCAATGTTTTTTTATTCATGTTATTCACCTAGACTTATTCTACCCTATTTGCCCCATAAAGAAAAGGATAAATATTGAACATTTGAGCGCCATAAGGTATACTATAGAAAGGATTGTAAAGGAGAAGGATGCGTCTATGGAAGAGCATAAAGATCCAGGAGAAGAAATAAATCGGGAAGAAGAAAAAGAGCAGGAGTATTCATTTCTGCAGGAAACGATCAAAGATGAGACAATCAGCAAGAAGAAAGTAAAAAAAGATATCTTCCGGATGGCCGGACTAGGCCTGGTGTTTGGTCTGGTAGCCAGCCTTAGTTTCAGTGCGTTCAAGCCATGGATGGACGAGTTATTTCAAAGCAATCCGCAGAAAGTCACGATACCCGAAGAGGAAGAGGAAGCAGACGAAGCCACGCCGGAAGACGAGCCGGAAGCGACCCAGCAGGTTCTGGACGCAGAAAGCTACCGGCAGATGCAGCAGTCTCTGACATCGGTGGCCTCTGAGGCCAACAAATCGGTGGTGGAGATCGCCGGAACCACGGGAGATCAGGACTGGATGAACGATTCCTATGACCATAAGAACAGCACGGCAGGACTGATCATTGCAGATAATGGGCAGGAACTGCTGGTATTTGGCAAGACTTCTATTATGAAGGAAGCAGGCGATATTCATATTATATTTTCCGATGGGCACAGTTATAAGGCAAGCCTGAAGAAAAAAGACGGCAACCTGGACTTTGGAATCTATGCGGTAAGCCGGGGGGATATCCAGGATACGACCTGGTCCCAGATCAAGGCGGCAACCCTCGGCAGTTCCAACTCCGTGTCCAAAGGTGACCCGGCCATCGTGCTTGGAAGTCCGTTTGGATACGTGGGCGCAGTAGGATTTGGAACGGTGGCCTCCAGCAAGAATTCGGCGGAGTTCGCAGACGGGCAATACCGGCTGATCTGCACGGACATTGCAGGA carries:
- a CDS encoding S1C family serine protease is translated as MEEHKDPGEEINREEEKEQEYSFLQETIKDETISKKKVKKDIFRMAGLGLVFGLVASLSFSAFKPWMDELFQSNPQKVTIPEEEEEADEATPEDEPEATQQVLDAESYRQMQQSLTSVASEANKSVVEIAGTTGDQDWMNDSYDHKNSTAGLIIADNGQELLVFGKTSIMKEAGDIHIIFSDGHSYKASLKKKDGNLDFGIYAVSRGDIQDTTWSQIKAATLGSSNSVSKGDPAIVLGSPFGYVGAVGFGTVASSKNSAEFADGQYRLICTDIAGARNGSGVIVNLKGEIIGIIDQSVSEEDSMNLVTGFGISDIKEMMQFLLNGQGVPYIGIRGVDVTQEIEAQGIPKGVYVKEVETDSPAMAAGIQCGDIITNINGTDVATVATYHAALMDLESGKKIKIKGYRQGAGGYVDIDFGVTIGSKE
- a CDS encoding endonuclease MutS2; this translates as MNKKTLTKLEYNKIIELLTEQASSFSGKERCRKLKPMISLSDIQSAQEETAAAFTRIVKKGRPSFSGCNPVGDSLKRLEVGAALGSGELLRICKLLETAGRVKSYGRHETSDESEDYLDALFQQLEPVAPLSAEIRRCILEEDEISDDASPALKRIRRSMGQINDKVHATLSGLVNGSLRAYLQDPIITMRGDRYCIPVKSEYRSQVQGLIHDQSSTGSTLFIEPMSVVKLNNDLKELYGKEQEEIQVILARLSVDVAEYIDAIRTDYSVLTELDFIFARGILALDMNASMPLFNTDGRIYIREGRHPLLDKKKVVPITVMLGDAFDLLIITGPNTGGKTVSLKTVGLFTLMGQAGLHIPALDRSELAVFHDVYADIGDEQSIEQSLSTFSSHMTNIVSFLKQVDERSLVLFDELGAGTDPTEGAALAIAILNHLHGRGIRTMATTHYSELKVYALSTPGVENACCEFDLETLRPTYHLLIGIPGKSNAFAIAGKLGLPDYIIEEARTHLTEQDESFEDLLTDLETSKRTIQKEQEEIAAYRRELERLKAETKEKQERLEAQRERILREANEKAHSILADAKETADETMRNFRKFGKESISAAEMEKERERLRKKMDAARSGMKMEPQKPRKQHKPGDFKLGESVKVLSMNLTGTVTALPDSKGNVTVQMGILRSQVNISDLEIIEEKPSYTAKQMQKTGKGKLKMGKSFSVSPEINLLGKTVDEAVAELDKYLDDASLAHLSTVRVVHGKGTGALRSGIHSYLKRQKHVKSFRLGAFGEGDAGVTIVELK
- a CDS encoding sensor histidine kinase — translated: MRSTLYLKFIIMYIIFGFLSLFTVATLTAGLTNGPLKENVSSSMYREASLVAADYLPKYFSGQITASDVHLQLTGIESQLGASVWFVDRNGEVISSAQSETYPLSPAVIEDFDPAEGGGSQYQIGTYHDLFKEDVITVVAPVVYGYSPNGYLLIHKYVSDLEDVQKILMQAAYITLIVIFLLSFIILLGFQFFVYRPLRKITEAATQYATGNLDYEIPVDTEDEMGYLSASLNYMSSQLKDMEDYQKKFVANVSHDFRSPLTSIKGYVEAMTDGTIPPEMHEKYLKIILFETERLTDLTQDLLTLNEFDTKNILLTKEVFDIHEMIKNVAAAFEGTCTQKKISIELIFATKYLNVTADKRKIQQVLYNLLDNAIKFSETDSTVTIETTERGDKIYTSVKDYGIGIPRNALNKIWERFYKTDLSRGKDKKGTGLGLAIVKEAIQAHGENINVVSTEGVGTEFIFSLPKA
- a CDS encoding substrate-binding domain-containing protein, producing MKKRSSIIAILLCAAMLTCACAARSDDKVEEPVQAEKQKVKVKEYQGKLDIIEPGAYNNVNGLNLEPGSYISVIGKADGGQFWEEVKKGVDQAARDINKNLGYEGKDKVKVTYSGPAAADNVDEQVNILDEELARYPVALGISIADAKACEVQFDLAAESDIPIVAFDSGSDYQGLMATVATDNKAASKEAASRLAEIMKETGKVILFAHDSKSKAAIDRENAFKEEMQQNHPGITIGDVYHLDQLADLQKKVAEEINAGTYKKGGEATGEKLDEQDEVTPDSITEDDVVDYVLAKNPDAKGCFATNSDAMKVALNGLDRMEEENIALVGFDADEEEIKALSDGKIDGLIVQNPFGMGYATVIASARAALEMGNEAVVDTGYTWVTKKKLKDENVAKMLY
- a CDS encoding response regulator transcription factor, with the protein product MVNKQKILIVDDDENIAELISLYLTKECFDTMMVHDGEKALIAYDTYHPSLILLDLMLPGIDGYQVCREIRAKSNVPIIMLSAKGEVFDKVLGLELGADDYMMKPFDSKELVARVKAVLRRYQAIPKPEIPGEDKGKCVEYPGITINLTNYSVIVDGETVDMPPKELELLYFLAASPNQVFTREQLLDQIWGYEYIGDTRTVDVHIKRLREKIKDHSDWSLSTVWGIGYKFEVK